A genomic window from Prunus persica cultivar Lovell chromosome G2, Prunus_persica_NCBIv2, whole genome shotgun sequence includes:
- the LOC18785688 gene encoding protein arv1 homolog isoform X2: MEYRCVECGGRMTTLFVQYSPGNIRLMKCGKCKAVADEYIECEPIIILIDLILHKTKAYTHLLYNVIDPQAPSFQGLLWKSTFGFLLLDAYRSLFLERSKEEWGLSMSFASLLWRFQKMLMDVVFGNIMFLSTFLLCMRVLFSTFPRPLRYKDLLLAIFISSYFKMFLIAMMVWECPSVIFIIDLFVLSSNTVALKVITQAAMSRCIAACFSAHVVKFLVTQRCWSWEL; this comes from the exons ATGGAATACAGATGTGTAGAGTGCGGGGGTCGCATGACGACTCTGTTCGTCCAATACTCACCTGGCAACATTCGGCTCATGAAATGC gGAAAGTGCAAGGCAGTTGCAGATGAGTACATCGAATGCGAACCCATA ATTATTCTAATTGATCTAATTTTGCACAAGACCAAAGCTTATACACATTTACTCTATAATGTGATAGACCCACAAGCTCCTTCTTTTCAG GGTTTATTGTGGAAGTCTActtttgggtttcttctttTGGATGCTT ATAGGAGTCTCTTTCTGGAAAGAAGTAAGGAAGAGTGGGGCTTGTCCATGAGCTTCGCGTCATTACTTTGGAGATTTCAAAAG ATGCTGATGGACGTTGTCTTTGGAAATATCATGTTTCTTTCTACCTTTTTGCTCTGTATGAGGGTTCTTTTCAGTACATTCCCTAGACCACTCAG GTATAAAGACCTTTTGCTCgcaatatttatttcaagTTACTTCAAGATGTTTCTTATTGCAATGATG GTCTGGGAATGTCCTTCTGTGATTTTCATCattgatttatttgttttatcatCGAACACTGTGGCACTCAAAG TGATAACTCAGGCAGCTATGAGTAGATGTATAGCAGCCTGCTTCAGTGCTCATGTGGTAAAGTTTTTGGTCACACAAAGGTGCTGGAGTTGGGAACTTTGA
- the LOC18785688 gene encoding protein arv1 homolog isoform X1: MEYRCVECGGRMTTLFVQYSPGNIRLMKCGKCKAVADEYIECEPIIILIDLILHKTKAYTHLLYNVIDPQAPSFQGLLWKSTFGFLLLDAYRSLFLERSKEEWGLSMSFASLLWRFQKMLMDVVFGNIMFLSTFLLCMRVLFSTFPRPLRNMQVLYCLFWHRYKDLLLAIFISSYFKMFLIAMMVWECPSVIFIIDLFVLSSNTVALKVITQAAMSRCIAACFSAHVVKFLVTQRCWSWEL, encoded by the exons ATGGAATACAGATGTGTAGAGTGCGGGGGTCGCATGACGACTCTGTTCGTCCAATACTCACCTGGCAACATTCGGCTCATGAAATGC gGAAAGTGCAAGGCAGTTGCAGATGAGTACATCGAATGCGAACCCATA ATTATTCTAATTGATCTAATTTTGCACAAGACCAAAGCTTATACACATTTACTCTATAATGTGATAGACCCACAAGCTCCTTCTTTTCAG GGTTTATTGTGGAAGTCTActtttgggtttcttctttTGGATGCTT ATAGGAGTCTCTTTCTGGAAAGAAGTAAGGAAGAGTGGGGCTTGTCCATGAGCTTCGCGTCATTACTTTGGAGATTTCAAAAG ATGCTGATGGACGTTGTCTTTGGAAATATCATGTTTCTTTCTACCTTTTTGCTCTGTATGAGGGTTCTTTTCAGTACATTCCCTAGACCACTCAG AAACATGCAGGTGTTATATTGTTTGTTCTGGCACAGGTATAAAGACCTTTTGCTCgcaatatttatttcaagTTACTTCAAGATGTTTCTTATTGCAATGATG GTCTGGGAATGTCCTTCTGTGATTTTCATCattgatttatttgttttatcatCGAACACTGTGGCACTCAAAG TGATAACTCAGGCAGCTATGAGTAGATGTATAGCAGCCTGCTTCAGTGCTCATGTGGTAAAGTTTTTGGTCACACAAAGGTGCTGGAGTTGGGAACTTTGA
- the LOC18787056 gene encoding uncharacterized protein LOC18787056, translating to MAMAADAAADKAAPALPPLTVKLDPTKYPLWLAQIIPLLKSKGLMSFVDGTAMCPPAFLLDPDGKPTNTTHPDYDHWIQMDQFVLSLINGSLSHLVVATLEGSISARATWVALEALLLGAEQQVPTPTVSVSDHSTAAAAASPGCGFDHVASGGGGGGGGGGGGGGGGGGGTTGEGVSGKKGLPGVKLFSPTDEQLVGYLTNQIEGKDSEFRDSIPVIDHACKREPRDLPAVFFSKPDYKNSKRDRCNRTTDEGFYKSTGKVREIKAEQSQAVIGNKRILPFCEGRGPQAKKTKYVMHEYSLTKTELAKMGVGPNPNQQEEFVLCCLKNKSANSKKLKDDSVCSSELAELAIGGEIASNSEDDQAAATGMIQGPDEHLADKDVLLGTENRNECVESESPNGFSSTDNNDISTFVGSPGSFDVPDGIFLSDFDDPIKELSCADLGENTDSTFLPPQQLAATSATTPTLATSFGSFGVGLPDDFSWPDFDDLLKELSCADLGENTDSTLLPPQQLAATSATTPTLATSFGGFGVGSPDGFSWPDFDDLLKEPFWADQPHQPPHPHQPPPASQPHQPPPAPQSHQPPPPSQPQNYCSSTLPSALCTKQGNVPSLCNDDCSKQLSPTGNNISTNYHYEPVSNTAYSVQNGATDESFSEVYKISTNDHNESVSSEAYFQPKENLGILSSISATGLHTAVTKEHRTGRCYACQ from the exons aTGGCCATGGCTGCTGATGCTGCTGCTGACAAGGCAGCGCCTGCACTGCCGCCGCTCACAGTGAAATTGGATCCTACAAAGTACCCCCTTTGGTTGGCGCAGATCATTCCTCTCCTCAAAAGCAAAGGCCTGATGTCTTTCGTCGACGGTACCGCCATGTGTCCTCCCGCCTTTCTTCTCGACCCCGACGGGAAACCCACCAACACGACCCATCCCGATTATGACCACTGGATTCAGATGGACCAGTTTGTGCTTTCTTTGATCAATGGCTCCCTCAGCCACTTAGTTGTTGCTACTCTGGAGGGTTCTATCTCCGCCCGTGCTACCTGGGTTGCTTTAGAGGCTCTGCTTCTTGGTGCTGAGCAGCAGGTTCCGACTCCGACGGTCTCGGTTTCTGATCATAGCACCGCTGCCGCGGCGGCTTCTCCTGGCTGTGGCTTTGATCATGTTGCTTCCGGAGGCGGCGGAGGCGGCGGAGGCGGCGGAGGCGGCGGAGGCGGCGGAGGCGGCGGCACAACAGGTGAAGGCGTTTCAGGGAAGAAAGGCCTACCCGGGGTTAAGTTATTCTCTCCCACCGATGAGCAACTGGTTGGCTACTTGACGAACCAAATAGAGGGGAAGGACTCGGAATTCAGGGACTCGATCCCTGTAATTGATCATGCCTGCAAGCGTGAGCCTCGTGATCTGCCTG CGGTCTTCTTCAGCAAACCTGATTACAAGAACTCCAAAAGAGATCGCTGCAACAGGACCACAGATGAGGGTTTTTATAAAAGCACAGGCAAGGTTCGTGAGATCAAGGCTGAACAATCCCAAGCTGTGATTGGTAATAAGAGGATTTTGCCTTTCTGCGAAGGTCGTGGACCCCAAGCCAAGAAGACCAAGTATGTCATGCATGAGTATTCTCTCACCAAAACTGAACTTGCCAAAATGGGTGTGGGTCCTAATCCCAATCAGCAGGAAGAGTTTGTTCTCTGCTGCCTGAAGAATAAGTCAGCAAATTCTAAGAAGCTGAAGGATGATTCAGTCTGCAGCAGTGAATTAGCTGAACTTGCTATTGGTGGCGAAATCGCCTCTAACTCTGAAGATGATCAAGCTGCTGCAACTGGTATGATTCAAGGCCCAGATGAGCATCTCGCAGACAAAGATGTTCTGCTTGGCACTGAGAATCGTAATGAATGCGTCGAGTCAGAGTCTCCAAATGGTTTTTCTTCCACAGACAATAATGATATTTCAACCTTTGTTGGTTCACCTGGTAGCTTTGATGTACCTGATGGCATCTTCTTGTCTGATTTTGATGATCCGATTAAAGAG CTGTCCTGTGCTGATCTTGGAGAAAATACGGATTCAACCTTTCTTCCACCTCAGCAGCTAGCAGCCACATCAGCCACCACACCCACATTAGCCACATCATTTGGCAGCTTTGGTGTTGGTTTACCTGATGACTTCTCGTGGCCTGATTTTGATGATCTGTTGAAAGAG CTGTCCTGTGCTGATCTTGGAGAAAATACGGATTCAACCCTTCTTCCACCTCAGCAGCTAGCAGCCACATCAGCCACCACACCCACATTAGCCAcatcatttggcggctttggTGTTGGTTCACCTGATGGCTTCTCGTGGCCTGATTTTGATGATCTGTTGAAAGAG CCGTTCTGGGCTGATCAGCCACATCAGCCACCACACCCGCATCAGCCACCACCCGCATCTCAGCCACATCAGCCACCACCCGCACCTCAGTCACATCAGCCACCACCCCCATCTCAGCCACAGAATTACTGCTCCTCCACACTGCCGTCAGCATTATGCACCAAGCAAGGAAATGTTCCCAGTCTCTGTAATGATGACTGCAGTAAGCAGCTATCTCCAACTGGGAATAACATTTCAACTAATTATCACTACGAACCGGTTAGCAACACCGCTTATAGTGTTCAAAATGGGGCTACTGATGAAAGTTTTTCAGAG gtttataaaatttcaaccaaCGATCACAATGAATCAGTTAGTTCAGAG GCTTACTTTCagccaaaagaaaatctgGGCATTCTTTCATCCATTTCGGCCACAGGATTACACACTGCTGTCACCAAGGAACACAGAACTGGGAGATGTTATGCATGCCAATAA
- the LOC18785806 gene encoding uncharacterized protein LOC18785806: MAATTGSSSSSAAAADDPALALPSVLNVKLDPTNYPIWLAQIVPLLRSRRLISFVDGTSICPPAFLLGPDGKPSNAINPAYEDWIQMDQLVLSWINGSLSHPVLATVASSISARATWLALAALLSTPVPVSDHGTAAMVGSGGCGSGGGEMSSSSTTGEGDSKQMDLPGYKFSPTEEELVGFYLKKTIEGKDAKFRDRIPVIDVCNHKPSDLPEYFFSKPNYMNTNSNRRSRTTDEGFYKSTGKVREIKAEQSQAVIGNKRILSYYEGRLPKAKKTKHVMHEYSLTKTKLAQLGAQNNQQRELFLCHLTNKSAKSEKLKDDSICGDELAEPAIGSEISYNSEDDQAAATDMIQGPDEHLADKDVLVGTENRNECAESESPNGFSPTDNNDISTCVCFGSPGSFDVPGGFFLSDFDDLFNEPSCADLGENMDSTFISPEQLAATSATTPTSATSFGGFGVGSPDGFLLSDFDDGFLLSDFDVLFKEPFCADQPDQPPHPPHPHQPSPAPHPHQPPSAPQSHQPPPPSQPQNYCSSTLPSALCTKQRNVPGLYNDDCSKQLSPTGNNISTNYHYEPVSNTAYGVQNGATDERFSEVYKTSTNDHNESVSSEAYFQQEENLGSIFHPIWPQDYTPLSPMNTELGDVMHASNYIGM, from the exons ATGGCTGCCACCACTGGATCTTCTTCAAGCTCTGCCGCTGCTGCTGATGACCCAGCTCTTGCTCTGCCTTCTGTCCTCAATGTGAAATTGGATCCTACCAATTACCCCATTTGGCTGGCGCAGATCGTTCCTCTGCTCAGGAGCCGCCGCCTGATCTCTTTCGTCGACGGCACCAGCATTTGTCCGCCTGCGTTTCTTCTCGGCCCCGACGGAAAACCCAGTAACGCGATCAATCCAGCTTATGAAGACTGGATTCAGATGGACCAGTTGGTGCTTTCTTGGATCAATGGCTCCCTCAGCCACCCTGTCCTTGCTACTGTGGCTAGTTCTATCTCCGCCCGTGCTACCTGGCTTGCTTTGGCGGCTCTGCTTTCGACTCCGGTCCCGGTTTCTGATCATGGCACCGCTGCCATGGTAGGTTCTGGTGGGTGTGGCTCAGGAGGAGGAGAGATGAGCAGCAGCAGCACAACAGGTGAAGGAGATTCAAAGCAGATGGACCTGCCCGGGTATAAGTTCTCTCCCACCGAAGAGGAACTGGTTGGCTTCTACTTGAAGAAGACGATAGAGGGCAAGGACGCAAAATTCAGGGACAGGATCCCTGTAATCGATGTCTGCAACCACAAGCCTAGTGATCTGCCTG AGTACTTCTTCAGCAAACCTAATTACATGAACACCAACAGCAATCGCCGCAGTAGGACAACAGATGAGGGCTTTTATAAAAGCACAGGCAAGGTTCGTGAGATCAAGGCTGAACAATCCCAAGCTGTGATTGGTAATAAGAGGATTTTGTCTTACTACGAAGGTCGTTTGCCCAAAGCCAAGAAGACCAAGCATGTCATGCATGAGTATTCTCTCACCAAGACTAAACTGGCCCAACTGGGTGCTCAAAACAATCAGCAGAGGGAGTTATTTCTCTGCCACCTGACGAATAAGTCAGCAAAATCTGAGAAGCTGAAAGATGATTCAATCTGCGGCGATGAATTAGCTGAACCTGCTATTGGTAGTGAAATCTCCTATAACTCTGAAGATGATCAAGCTGCTGCAACTGATATGATTCAAGGCCCAGATGAGCATCTCGCAGACAAAGATGTTCTGGTTGGCACTGAGAATCGTAATGAATGCGCCGAGTCAGAGTCTCCAAATGGTTTTTCTCCTACAGACAATAATGATATTTCAACCTGTGTATGTTTTGGTTCACCTGGTAGCTTTGACGTACCTGGTGGCTTCTTCTTGTCTGATTTTGATGATCTGTTTAACGAG CCGTCCTGTGCTGATcttggagaaaatatggattCAACCTTTATTTCACCTGAGCAGCTAGCAGCCACATCAGCCACCACACCCACCTCAGCCAcatcatttggtggctttggtGTTGGTTCACCTGATGGCTTCTTGTTGTCTGATTTCGATGATGGCTTCTTGTTATCTGATTTCGATGTTCTGTTTAAAGAG CCGTTCTGTGCTGATCAGCCAGATCAGCCACCACACCCACCTCACCCGCATCAGCCATCACCCGCACCTCACCCACATCAGCCACCATCCGCACCTCAGTCACATCAGCCACCACCCCCATCTCAGCCACAAAATTACTGCTCCTCCACACTGCCGTCAGCATTATGCACCAAGCAGAGAAATGTTCCCGGTCTCTATAATGATGATTGCAGTAAGCAGCTATCTCCAACTGGGAATAATATTTCAACGAATTATCACTATGAACCGGTTAGCAACACCGCTTATGGTGTTCAAAATGGGGCTACTGATGAAAGGTTTTCAGAG GTTTATAAAACTTCAACCAACGATCACAATGAATCAGTTAGTTCAGAG GCTTACTTTCAGCAAGAAGAAAATCTGGGATCAATCTTTCATCCAATTTGGCCACAGGATTACACCCCGCTGTCACCAATGAACACAGAACTGGGAGATGTTATGCATGCCAGTAACTATATTGGCATGTAG